One genomic segment of Canis lupus familiaris isolate Mischka breed German Shepherd chromosome 22, alternate assembly UU_Cfam_GSD_1.0, whole genome shotgun sequence includes these proteins:
- the GPR18 gene encoding N-arachidonyl glycine receptor translates to MTTPHNQAQPGPSNNSHPEEYKIAALVFYSCIFIIGLFVNATALWVFSCTTKKRTTVTIYMMNVALLDLIFIMSLPFRMFYYAKGEWPFGEYFCQILGALTVFYPSIALWLLAFISADRYMAIVQPKYAKELKNTGKAMLACVGVWIMTLTTTIPLLLLYEDPDKASTPPTCLKISDITHLKAINMLNFTRLIFFFLIPLFIMIGCYLIIIHSLLHGKTSKLKPKVKEKSIRIIITLMVQVLVCFMPFHICFAFLMLEGDENSYNPWGAFTTFLMNLSTCLDVILYYIVSKQFQARVISVMLYRNYLRSVRRKSFRSGSLRSLSNVNSEML, encoded by the coding sequence ATGACCACTCCTCACAATCAAGCTCAACCTGGCCCTTCCAACAATTCACATCCAGAAGAATACAAGATCGCAGCCCTTGTCTTCTACAGCTGTATCTTcataattggattatttgttaaTGCCACTGCCTTATGGGTTTTTAGTTGTACTACCAAGAAGAGAACCACTGTAACCATCTATATGATGAATGTGGCACTATTGGacttaatatttataatgagCTTACCCTTTCGGATGTTTTATTATGCAAAAGGTGAATGGCCATTTGGAGAGTACTTCTGCCAGATTCTTGGGGCTCTCACAGTGTTTTATCCAAGTATTGCTCTATGGCTTCTTGCTTTTATTAGTGCCGACAGATACATGGCCATTGTGCAGCCAAAATATGCCAAAGAACTTAAAAACACAGGCAAAGCCATGCTAGCATGTGTGGGAGTCTGGATAATGACCCTGACAACTACCATCCCACTCCTACTGCTCTATGAAGACCCAGATAAAGCCTCCACACCCCCCACCTGCCTGAAGATTTCTGACATTACCCACTTAAAAGCTATTAACATGCTGAACTTCACTcgactgatattttttttcttgattcccCTGTTCATCATGATTGGGTGCTACTTAATCATCATTCATAGTCTCCTTCACGGGAAGACatctaagctgaaaccaaaagtcaagGAGAAGTCTATAAGGATCATCATCACACTCATGGTACAGGTGCTCGTCTGCTTTATGCCTTTCCATATCTGTTTTGCTTTCCTGATGCTGGAAGGGGATGAGAACAGTTACAATCCCTGGGGAGCCTTTACCACCTTCCTCATGAATCTCAGCACCTGTCTGGATGTGATTCTCTACTACATTGTTTCAAAACAATTTCAGGCTCGAGTCATTAGTGTCATGCTCTACAGAAATTACCTTCGGAGTGTGCGCAGAAAAAGCTTCCGATCAGGTAGTTTACGGTCACTAAGCAATGTAAACAGTGAAATGCTTTGA